The sequence below is a genomic window from Pleurocapsa sp. PCC 7327.
AAAAAGGAGAAGATTACAGCCGTACACCCCATGGCTGCCTTGAAAACTTCCTCTCTAGTGTTGAAACTCACAAAAGCCGCAATCGAGGCGATAGCCAGAGTAATTAGTGAAAGCACAAGCATTGCCGTGTTCCTTTTGACGCATATATCAAGTGCATTTCTTCGCTTTAAATCTCGCTTTTTCTACCTCGCATTTCGATGCTTGCCGATAGCTATAGCGATAATTTTTTAAGCCCATTCTATAACTATACATAATTTTTTCCCTAAGTGTCAATCTTCGCTCGACAAATTTTGACTAATACAATTCTCAGCGAAATTTTCCTTGACATAAAACTTTTTTGTGATAAATCTCAAGAGTGATAGATCGATAACGAAATTCCTACAACGCGCTTTTAACCAAGATAGCCACTGGCAGGCGATCGCAATAGTTGAGCTAAAAAATCAAAAAGGAGTTAGGTAGGTTATAGAAAAAGTTGGCTGAAACAGTGTATCATTTGATGCTACAAATTAGCCATAAAAAAAATCAAGTTTACCTATCACCCTCTTAAGATGTAAAAATTTAGCATAGTCTGAGTCCATCGCATCGCAAATGTATACCCAAGCAAAAGTGGGCGTGAGGAGATAACTGAATGAATTTACGCGATAATGCTCTAGAAGTTCTCAAACAAACGAGTAGAACATTTTATATCCCTATTAGCCTTCTGCCGTCAAAACTCCAGGAAGCAGTAGCATCAGCTTATCTGTGCATGCGTGCCATCGATGAAATAGAAGATTGCCCAGAGCTAGATAATTTTACCAAAGCCAAGCTGTTGCGCGGAATTAGCCTCAACTTGCAAGCTGGTACCGATAGTAGCGCGATCGAGTATTTTTCGGCTGGGTTAGCTGACTACATTCTCCTGCCGGAGGTGACTCTTCGCATTGGAGAATGGGCATTACTCGCACCTAAAACCATCGCGCCGCGCATTTGGGATGCGACGGCAGCCATGGCAGATCGAATGGCATATTGGGCTGAGAATAACTGGGAAATTCATACAGAATCGGATTTAGATCGCTATACCTTTAGCGTAGCTGGGGCAGTTGGTTTGCTGTTGTCGGACTTGTGGGCGTGGTACGATGGAACTCGCAGCGATCGCACCTGTGCGATCGGTTTTGGTCGAGGCCTACAAGCAGTTAACATTATCCGCAACCGCAGCGAGGATCTCAGTCGAGACGTAAATTTCTTTCCCGACGGTTGGCGCGACGAAGAGATGCACGCCTATGCGCATCGCAACTTGAAGCTGGCAGAAGGATACACAAATGCTCTTCCTCCCGGTCCGGCACTCGACTTCTGTAAAATTCCCCTGGCATTAGCTTATGGCACCTTAGAGGTTTTAGCCCTGGGAAAAGATAAATTAAGTCGCAGCGATGTCTTGACGCTTGTCGAACGGGCAACGCATTGATAAAAAATATGAATTCTGAATTATGAATGATTGAAAATTCAGAATTCATAATATAATTTATTATTGGTTAGTCTGTTGTAATTCGGTGAGAACTTCCTGAGCGATCTTCATGGTGAGACGGACTTTTTCAATCTCGGATAGTTCGTCCCAAGGCGCAACTTTAACGCCATTGTCGCCGCGCATGGCATAGACTAAAGGACGAGCAAAAACTTGTAAATCTTCTTCTCCCCAGTTCGATAGTAGGGGGTTGACGCACGCCACCAAGCGCTCGATGGGAGAAAGATTTTCAGAAATAATGCGAGTGGCTTGTTCGGCGATCGCATCTATCCAATCAGAGGGAACGAGATTACCGAACCTTTGCAGGATCGATTGCTTAGCTTGAAAAATTTCTGCCGATTCCCAACACTGATGCAGACAATTATAAAACTTTTCTGCTTGGGGGGCGATTTCTTCTGAATCCAGGGAGTCTAGGAGAGAAAAATTTTGTTCTAATCTTTCAAAGTAAGCTTCGGTTTCGGGTTCAGCTGGATTCCAAAGATAGCAAGCTTCATCTTGTAGCAGCACTTCTAGAAATTCTCTGGCACAGCGGTCGAGAGAATCTTCGGATTTAATATGGCGTATCGGTTGGTTAGTCATGATGGAACGAATCCTTCAATTTTAACGATCTAGTAGCAGCTTGGCAGAAGTAACTACACGGTTATTGGCTTCGATTCCGAACTAAAGAAGTAATGATTTGTTGGAACTAGAGAATCAGACGCATATTTTCTGGAGAGATATTAATTTGAACTTTTTCTCCGGGTTGATAAAAATGGATGCGACTGCGATGCAAATTTTGTTGGCGAATAGTAATGACAGTTTGTTCGGTCAAGCGAACCAAATAGCGCGTATCCGTTCCAATATAAACCGCTTCTTCTACTTTTGCCAGCCAACCGGATCGATCGCCTTCTTGAGGGGAAGAAATTGTGATTTTTTCGGGACGAATGACGATCGTAGCTATCTGTCCTACTGAGAGGCGATCGCGATAGGATACTTTTATCGGTAGGGTTTCATCGACTAGGACAATGGCTTGCTCGCCCTGTTGTTCTATAATTTTTCCCGTCAACAGATTCGTTTCTCCAATAAAATCAGCGACGAAGCGGGAATTGGGTTCTTCGTAGATTTCGATTGGCTCTCCTACTTGTAAAATTTTACCTTCTGACATCACCGCCATGCGATCGGACATGGTTAAGGCTTCTTCTTGGTCGTGGGTGACATAGATAAAAGTAATACCCACCTGCTGCTGCAAGTGCTTTAATTCTATCTGCATTTCTTTACGCAGCTTTAAATCCAAAGCGCCTAGTGGTTCGTCTAGTAGCAATACCTTCGGTTGCTTGACAAGCGCTCTCGCTAGCGCTACTCGTTGCTGCTGTCCTCCCGATAGTTGGCGAGGATAGCGTTTTTCTAGTCCATTCAACTTGACCATTTCCAACGCCTCTGCCACTCGGCTGCGAATTTGAGCGCGAGGCAATTTTTCCATCTCTAGTCCAAAGGCAACGTTTTGGGTAACGGTTAAATGGGGAAAAAGGGCATAATTCTGAAAGACCGTATTGACGGGACGGTGGAAGGGAGGCAGTTGCTCCATCGGTTTGCCGTATATATAAATGTCTCCCGACGTAGGTAGCTCAAACCCGGCTAGCATTCGCAAAGTTGTCGTTTTACCGCATCCAGAAGGTCCCAAAAGCGAGAAAAATTCCCCTTGAGCGATTTGCAAATTTAGTCGGTCTACCGCCAAAAATTCCTTGTGTCGAGAACTTGTAAAAGACTTGGAAACTTCTACTAACTCAACTGCTTGCATTCCCACCCCCTATTTGAAATCTAAAATTTACCCGCCAATTTCGGCTTTAATTTCCGTCCAGGCTTGGTCGTATAGTTGATTAGCTTCGCCAACATCTTTAATAAAAGTCATTTTGTCAAATGTCTCAGCTGATGGGTAAATCCCTGGATTCTTCAAATCTTCTTTGTTAATTAAACCTTTTTCTAATGCCATTTTGTTGGGCGTAGCATATTTGATAAAATTAGAAATCTTAGCACCTACTTCGGGTTCGAGGAGAAAGTTGATGAATTTCTCGGCTAATTCTTTGTGAGGAGCGCCCTTAGCAATGCTCATATTATCTATCCAAATGACCGCTCCTTCTTTAGGGATTGCATAACGGATATTCAGGTTTTCTTCCATAATCTGGAAGATATCGCCGCTCCACTCGACGGCAATATCAACTTCCCCCTGGTCGAGGAGCATTTGACCCGTATCTGGTGCAAAAGCGGCAATGTTATCTTTATGTTGAATCAGAAAATCTTTAGCTTTGTTTATCTCGTCGGGATTAGTCGTATTGGCATCGTAACCTAGGTAGATTAAGATTGCGCCCATCATCGTTCGCAATTCATCCATCAACGCGACTTTTGCTTTATATTTAGGGTCAAAAACCATTGCCCAGCTATCGATCTCGCCGCCAGTTTTTTGAATGTTGTATCCGAATCCCATTGTTCCCCATTGGTAGGGAAGACTATATTTATTCTCTGGATCGAAGGGTGCTTTAAGAAACTTCGGATCGAGATTTTTAAGATTGGGGATATTGGCTAGGTTGAGTTCCTCGACTAAATTTTCTTTCCCCATAATCGTTACCATGTAATCGCTGGGAAAAATCACATCATAGCCAGGATTTCCTGGTTTTAGCTTGGCATAGAGATCGTCCATGCTTTCGTAGGTGTCATATTTGACTTTGGCGCTATATTTTTGCTCAAATTCTTTAATCATTGCCGGATCTATATAGGCTGAAAAATTGTAGACGCTGAGAACGTTTTCTTGGCTGTTATTTTCCCTTCTAAAGTTAGATTGATTGGCCGCACAACCAAAGGGTAAAGTTACGCCAACAATAAAGAGAAGCAGAAAGACAAATATCTTTTTCATTTATTCGTAGTTGTAAATATTATCGATTGACATGATAAAGCAAAAAGAGCTACGGCGATCGCGATCGCCTCTCAATGTCAGCAGAATTAAACTTGTTGCTAATATTAAGGAATATTACAGTATAGTGTCAGGAACGCTTAGGAATTGAGGCTGCGTCGCTTTGATAATTTATAATGCATAAAAAAACGTATAAATTCGCTTCTGCTAGAGAGAACGAGCTAATCGTATTTTGGGCGTCAAAACCGGGAAATTCTGATAAAGAAGTAAGCGATTGGATCGCGTTTATAAAGCGTCAAGGCATCAAGCGAGTTTGTTGTTTGCTTGCCGATAGTCAACTCAATCGTTACTCAGATCTTTTGGGAAAGTATAAACAAGAATTTGGTAGCCATTGTGTTTGCTGGACTCCAATTGAAGATTTTCATCTGTGCGACCTAGAAACGCTGACTCAGAAAATACTGCCGTTTCTAGCACAAGCAGACAAAAAGGGCGAGAAAGTTGTCGTCCACTGTTCTGGCGGCATTGGACGAACGGGGCACTTGTTAGCCGCATGGTTGGTAAGTTTTCAGGGATTATCAAATCAAGAAGCGATCGCAGCCGTTACACAAGGAAAAAATCCTTTCAAAGTTGTCAAGGCTCTTAATGAACTTCTTAATAATTGTCGTTTAGCTTTTGGAGGTTAGTTTGTAGTAACGCTTTATTTAGCGCTACAATCAACAATTGATATCGCCCACTTATAGCTCGCGATCGAAGCCAAATTTATCTCGAATTTGAGCATTAAAATACTGACCCTTTGAAGGAGCATTTTGCAACTCCTTATAGATTGATTCGGGAACGTCGTGATATTTGTAGATGCTGCCGCTAGCAAATTCAACTTTCAGAATTTTCTGTTTTGAATCGTAGTCGAAGGATTTAATAACGGCACTGTGAGTTTTGAGTAGCGGGAAGGCGATTACGTCGCGAATGCTAGCAGAATCGGTTAATAACATTACCAGGCGATCGATTCCAATTCCTAAGCCGCCAGTAGGAGGCATTCCATATTCTAATGCAGCTAGGAAATCTTCATCGACACCGTGCGCTTCTAGATCGCCTGCTGCTTTTTGGGCTGCTTGGGCTTCCAATCTTTCTCGTTGATCGATAGGATCGGTTAACTCAGAAAAACTATTAGCCGTTTCCCGTCCGACAATAAACAATTCAAACCGTTCCACCAATCCAGGTTTAGAACGATGAGGTTTGGCTAGCGGTGAAATTTCAACTGGATAATCGACAACAAAAGTTGGTTGAATTAAGCTTTCTTCTACCTTTTGTTCAAAAGCTTCGTTGAGAAGTTTTCCGATAGAATCGCAATCTTCTGGAATTTCAATGCCTGCTTTTTTCGCTGCTGTTTTTGCCTCATCCAA
It includes:
- a CDS encoding squalene/phytoene synthase family protein; the protein is MNLRDNALEVLKQTSRTFYIPISLLPSKLQEAVASAYLCMRAIDEIEDCPELDNFTKAKLLRGISLNLQAGTDSSAIEYFSAGLADYILLPEVTLRIGEWALLAPKTIAPRIWDATAAMADRMAYWAENNWEIHTESDLDRYTFSVAGAVGLLLSDLWAWYDGTRSDRTCAIGFGRGLQAVNIIRNRSEDLSRDVNFFPDGWRDEEMHAYAHRNLKLAEGYTNALPPGPALDFCKIPLALAYGTLEVLALGKDKLSRSDVLTLVERATH
- a CDS encoding PotD/PotF family extracellular solute-binding protein, producing the protein MKKIFVFLLLFIVGVTLPFGCAANQSNFRRENNSQENVLSVYNFSAYIDPAMIKEFEQKYSAKVKYDTYESMDDLYAKLKPGNPGYDVIFPSDYMVTIMGKENLVEELNLANIPNLKNLDPKFLKAPFDPENKYSLPYQWGTMGFGYNIQKTGGEIDSWAMVFDPKYKAKVALMDELRTMMGAILIYLGYDANTTNPDEINKAKDFLIQHKDNIAAFAPDTGQMLLDQGEVDIAVEWSGDIFQIMEENLNIRYAIPKEGAVIWIDNMSIAKGAPHKELAEKFINFLLEPEVGAKISNFIKYATPNKMALEKGLINKEDLKNPGIYPSAETFDKMTFIKDVGEANQLYDQAWTEIKAEIGG
- a CDS encoding ABC transporter ATP-binding protein, with the protein product MQAVELVEVSKSFTSSRHKEFLAVDRLNLQIAQGEFFSLLGPSGCGKTTTLRMLAGFELPTSGDIYIYGKPMEQLPPFHRPVNTVFQNYALFPHLTVTQNVAFGLEMEKLPRAQIRSRVAEALEMVKLNGLEKRYPRQLSGGQQQRVALARALVKQPKVLLLDEPLGALDLKLRKEMQIELKHLQQQVGITFIYVTHDQEEALTMSDRMAVMSEGKILQVGEPIEIYEEPNSRFVADFIGETNLLTGKIIEQQGEQAIVLVDETLPIKVSYRDRLSVGQIATIVIRPEKITISSPQEGDRSGWLAKVEEAVYIGTDTRYLVRLTEQTVITIRQQNLHRSRIHFYQPGEKVQINISPENMRLIL
- a CDS encoding dual specificity protein phosphatase family protein; translated protein: MHKKTYKFASARENELIVFWASKPGNSDKEVSDWIAFIKRQGIKRVCCLLADSQLNRYSDLLGKYKQEFGSHCVCWTPIEDFHLCDLETLTQKILPFLAQADKKGEKVVVHCSGGIGRTGHLLAAWLVSFQGLSNQEAIAAVTQGKNPFKVVKALNELLNNCRLAFGG